CCTGCGCGGGCCTAGCTGCTGCccgcctcaccccccaccccgcccctccccgACGCTGTGGGCAGCCGGGAGCCGCGGGGACACCTTTGTGGGCCCCCTTCCTGCAGGCCCTTCACTGACCCCGCCACTGTCCCTCCTCCGCCCCAGTTTGAGGAGCCCTGCCACGTGAACTCCTCCCAGCTCATCCTGTGCCGCACACCTGCCCTCCCGGGCCTGCCGGAGGACCCCCGGGTCCAGGTGGAATTTGTCCTCGACAACCTCGTCTTTGACTTCGCCACACTGAGCCACACCCCCTTCTCCTATGAGCCTGACCCCACGCTGCAGCCCCTCAACCCTGAAGACCCCACCACACCCTTCCGGCACAAGCCTGGAAGCGTGCTGTCCGTGGAGGTACTGTTCCGACTGGGACACGGCGGTACCCGAGACCCTCCACGTGGCCGGACGGCACTGCTGTGTGTGGCGGAGGGGGTCTGGGGGGTGCGTGACTGCCTCACAAGGGACAGCAGATGCACCTGGTGGCTCACCCTTCATGTGGCTGGGCTGAGGGGGCTGGTGGGGCGCCTAGCCTGTCGCACCTGGCAGGGCCTGGCCCCTGTGGCCTGGGTCCTGACATACCGCGTGGCAGGTGTCTGTGACAGTATGTAACGTGTTTGGCACATGCACCGGTGGGGCCAGTGGTCAGAGTAGGGGCTCCGGCTTAGTTAGGCAATTGGGCAGAATTTGGGACAACTCTCTAGTCTCTAAACTTTGAGCTcctgaggaagagagatagagaagcgtCAGGACAGGGTGTGGCAGCTTGGAAGACATCCAAGGGACTGTCACCCCATGTGCAGGGGAAGAGGTGTGAGGCACCATCAGCCCTGCTCTTGGGAGGGGGTCTCGGGATCATCCCTCCCGCATTTGGGAAGACAGGATCTGAGTGACCACCCGCTCATCCCCTCGGGAAAGAGTTCTGAATGACCGAGCAGCGATCCGTGTTCCAGGGGGAGAATCTGGACCTGGCGATGTCCAAGGAGGAGGTTGTGGCCATGATAGGGGACGGCCCCTGCGTGGTGAAGACACTGACCCGGTACCACCTATACTGCGAGCCCCCTGCGGAGCAGCCCCTGCCCCGGCACCATGCTTCGCTGGAGGCGCCTGACGCTCTGCCCGAGTTCACGGTCAGTGGGCGgccccagggcagggccaggcGTCAGGCCTGCACAGAAGCCTTGCTCACAGGAGACTTCCCGTGcaggtgcagatggggaacctgCGCTTCTCGCTGGGCCATGTGCAGTATGATGGCGAGAGCCCTGTGGCTTTCCCCCTGGCAGCCCAGGTGGGCTTGGGGGTGGGCACCTCTCTTCTGGCGCTGGGAGTCATCATCATTGTTCTCATATACAGGTGGGTGCTGCCAGAGGTGGCTGGGTTGGGAAGGGGccaactagaccaggggtcaacAAACTTCCTACAAAGGGCCGGGGAGTAAATATCTCAGACTTTATGGACCAGGCGGTCTCGGTTGCAACTGCTCAACTCTGCCACGAGAGCCCCAAAGCAGCTGTAAACAGTACGCAAACACACGAGCATGGCCCTGTTCCAATAAATCTTTATTCACAAACACAGGTCAGGGGTGGGTTTGGCCTGGTTATACTTCGCTGATCTCTAGGCTCAACTGTGCTGCACGAAACAGGACATGGGTGGGTGTGACTTGCCTGGTGTGGGACAGACTCACTGATTCTGGTGTAGGCCCTGGCTTGGCTGGGCCTGGCCGGGCAAGCCCGCTGGCTAAGGCAGGCCAGGGCTGCGTGGCCCCAGAGCTTCAGCCTTTCCCATCCTGCCCTTGGTGCTGAGCAGGAGGAAGAGCAAGCAGGCCCTGAGGGACTACAAGAAGGTCCAGATCCAGCTGGAGAACCTGGAGAGCAGTGTGCGGGACCGCTGCAAGAAGGAGTTCACTGGTGAGGCTGCAGGGAAGGGGCCCCGGCTCCCGCACCTGTTCCTGTCACGTGGCCCGGGTGCCCGAACCCAGCCTCTTCTGCCCAACAGACCTTATGACCGAGATGACAGATCTCACCAGTGACCTCCTGGGCAGCGGCATTCCCTTCCTGGACTATAAGGTGTATGCCGAGAGGATCTTCTTTCCTGGGCACCAGGAGTCCCCCTTGCACCGGGACCTGGGCGTGCCTGAGAGCAGGCGACCCACTGTGGAACAAGGGCTGGGGCAGCTCTCCAACCTGCTCAACAGCAAGCTTTTCCTCACCAAGGTGCCAGCCCTGCCCTGGCACCCCCCTCCCTGCCACACACACCCAGACCCGCCTGGCCTGCCTGTGCCGCCCCTTCTCCACCCCAGGTTTCTGAATCGGCCCCCTCACCCCGTCCTCTCTCCCCGATGCTAGTTCATCCACACCCTGGAGAGCCAGCGCACCTTCTCCGCGCGGGACCGCGCCTACGTGGCCTCTCTGCTCACCGTGGCATTGCATGGCAAGCTGGAGTACTTCACGGACATCCTGCGCACCCTGCTCAGTGACCTGGTGGCCCAGTATGTGGCCAAGAACCCCAAGCTGATGCTGCGCAGGTCTGTGTGCTTGTTGGGGACAGTGGGGGCCTGGTCGCTGTGGCCACCTGCGGCCGGGAGCTGAGTCAGGACCTGCAGGGCCCAGAGCTCTGCAGAGTAGGGAGCCCCACCTGCTAACCCTGCCTCCCTTGTCCCCCCTTCCCTGTCACACCAGGACAGAGACCGTGGTGGAGAAGCTGCTCACCAACTGGATGTCCATCTGCCTGTACACCTTCGTCAGGGTGAGGGAGGCGGAGGTGGATGGCGCTCCCCTGCGGAAAGGGGCGGCCTCCAAGCCCCTCAGCTCCCGGGCTCCCAGGCGGTTAACCGGTGCACGCCTGCCCGGCATGTCCTCAGACACCTTGAGCCCTCTGCAGCCTGCAGCCTGTCCCCTTCCCCGGCGAGGGTCATGTTCCCTACACTTCTGCCCGAGCCTGTCACCTGCTCCCGGGGCTCTGACTGCCTGCCACTCCCCCAGGATGCGGTAGGGGAACCTCTGTACATGCTCTTCCGTGGAATCAAGCATCAAGTGGACAAGGGGCCAGTGGACAGTGTGACTGGCAAAGCCAAATACACCCTGAACGACAACCGCCTTCTCAGAGAGGATGTGGAGTACCGTCCCCTGGTGAGGGGGTCTGcatgcgcgcgtgtgtgtgtatgtgtgtgtgtgtgtgtgtgtgtgtgctggagtgTCAGTCTTGGTGGCGTGAGCACATGTGAGTGCATGTGGCTGTCTGACTGGGGCTAGAGCCAGCCAGACCTCTAGCTCGCTGTGAGAGAAGGAGCTTTAGACTGGCTCAGCAGAATGGAAGCTTGAGGGCCAGACCttgtggatagagcctcagagaGACCCCAGGCTTGGGGTGGGCCAGGGCGTGCACAGCCAGGCACCGGGGAGCAGCCAGCCTGCCGGGACCAGTCCAAGTCCTTGCTGTGCCAGAGCCTGTTTGCCTGGCCACAGTCTCATTGTCCTGCCAGGGATGTGATATGCCCACCAGGCTGGGAGCCACCCTGGCAGACCTACCCGTTAGGTCCCTCTGGGTCACCCTTAGTGACCCACCTAGAATTCCTTTGGGAAAATCCCATTCATGCTCCTCTGTTAGGCTGGTAGGGACTTCCCTCAGGTGCCTCAGCCTGACCAGCTGAGCCAGGAGATTGGGGACCTGAATTAAGAGCGACTTGTGCTCGCTCATTTTTTCTGCCCTTCACTCCATAGATATTTACTGGTACACTGTGCCAAGGGCTGGGGCCACGGGGAGGGGGCCGCTGCTGGATTGCTCATGGGTTGTCCCTGCCCTTGGCCTGTGTCTTGGTCATTGCACATGGGACGTGAACCCTGACTGCTCCCGTGTGTCCTGTGCAGACCTTGAATGTGCTGTTGGCTGTGGGGCCTGGGGCGGGAGAGGCCCAGGGTGTGCCGGCGAAGGTCCTGGACTGTGACACCATCTCCCAGGCCAAGGAGAAGATGCTGGACCAGCTCTATAAAGGAATGCCTCTTGCTCAGCGGCCAGACCCCCGCACCTTGGATGTCGGTGAGGGTGGAGGGGACATGGAGCCAGAACTGGGCTGGGCAGTTCCTGGACCTGCTCTGCAGGCAGCTCTCCGGGTTTGAGGGGGGGTGGGGTTTTAAGTGAGGACAGAGCTGGGCTCTATAGGGGCGACCTCTCACCTGGTGAGAGGCTCCGACTCCTGGCCTTTGGAGAGGTTGGGTGGGGCTGCGCCCGATGGAGGGGCCTGTGTCCCCAGAGAGGAAGAAGTAGGTTCCACTGTAGAAAGGGTGTCCTGGAAGCCCCGGACCAAGTCCCGCCTTGCCCTTGCAGAGTGGCGGTCTGGAGTGGCTGggcatctcattctttctgatGAGGATGTGACTTCTGAGGTCCAGGGTCTGTGGAGGCGCTTGAACACCCTGCAGCATTAcaaggtgggaggggtgggggccgGAGGAGGGGCATGGTGGGGGTGGCTGGTAGAGGGGTCACTAGCTGTGGTCGGCAGGTCCCAGACGGAGCAACTGTGGCCCTGGTCCCCTGCCTCACCAAGCATGTTCTTCGGGAAAACCAAGATTATGTTCCTGGCGAGAGTGAGTACCCACCTCCTCCCTGTCCCGGCGTCTGCCCTTGCTTTGCCCAGGAATGGAGGAAGGAACCCGGGACCTTAGGCGGTGCTGATGTCTACTTCCCTTCTACCCAGAAGAGCCCTCCCCAAGTGCCCCCACTCGTGGGAGTCGGCAGGACCCCCGGGCTCATGGGAGACGGCCACGTGATGAGGGGTGACAAGCAGTGGGGTCTTGGCACAGGGACCCCAATGCTGGAGGATGTGGACGAGGGGGGCATCCGGCCCTGGCACCTGGTGAAGCCCAGCGAGGAGCCCGAGCCGCCCAGGCCGAGAAGGGGCAGCCTGCGGGGCGGGGAGCGGGAGCGAGCCAAGGCCATTCCGGAGATCTACCTGACCCGCCTGCTGTCCATGAAGGTGGGGCAGGGCGGGACCGGCAGCGGCAGAggggtctggggtggggggacagtaGCCACCTGTGGGATTTGGGGCTGGCGTGGGGCTTACACCAGGGCCCAGTGCCACGAGTgtgaggctgggctggggctgaggaccccttGCTGACCATGCCGCGGTGCTTACTGTCCCCTGCAGGGCACCCTGCAGAAGTTTGTGGACGACCTGTTCCAGGTGATTCTCAGCACCAGCCGCCCCGTGCCACTCGCTGTGAAGTACTTCTTTGACCTCCTGGATGAGCAGGCGCAGCAGCACGGCATCTCCGACCAGGACACTGTCCATATCTGGAAGACTAACaggtggtgggggcgggggaggttgGGGCCCAGGTGCGCATGCGCAGGCTCTCTGCTCCTGCCGGCGCAGCGTGCTCACCAGTCCTGCCTGCCCCGCCCGCAGCTTGCCACTGAGGTTCTGGATCAACATAATAAAAAACCCACAGTTCGTGTTCGACGTGCAAACGTCTGATAACATGGATGCAGTGCTCCTGGTCATCGCACAGACCTTCATGGATGCCTGCACCCTGGCCGACCACAAGCTGGGCCGGGTGAGTGGTCGGGTCTGGGAGCACGTTCAGGTCGTGGGCGGGGCCCAGCCGGGGGTGGGCTGTGCTGTGTGTTCCTGCGCCCAGATTCCAGGCCCTCCTGGGAACGTGGAGGAGGAGGTCCGTGGCAGGCCTCTGCCTCCAGGCCCGAGGCCAGGCGTTGTCTCTGGGCTCCCTGGGAGGTGATGCTGCCCAGTTTTCAAGGATGAGCAGGGCCAGGGCTGCTGTGTGCTGATTCACAGGGTTCAGACATAGCAGCAGGTGCAGCCTGTGGGGGTGACCAGGGGCCGGGGCCACTAGGTGAGGGCTTACGCTGAGGGGGCATTGGGAGGCACTGAAGGTCTGGGAAAGGGCTGGGAGTGGTAGGCGTCAGGCCTGAGAGTTAGTTAGGCAACTGCGCATTGGGGTGACTGGAGCCTAGGTCTGCAGAGGAGGCTGTGCTGGCCGTGGGGTGAGCAGTGGCCAGGTTCGAGGCAGACCAGGGGTGTGGGGCAGGCAGAAGCTGTAGGTTGGTGTCGGGGATGAGGAGGACAGAGCGGTCACTTGGGATCCCTGGGCTTCTGGTCGTAGTGAGCTCAGACTTGGAGGAGGTGAGTCTGAGGCAGTGGGGCCTCCAGGCAGCTTCCAAGTGGAGACGTGGGTTCTAGGATTGTGGGGCCGCTCTGCAGGCTGTCTGGTGCATTTGATTTCTGAGTGGGCGGAGAGTTTACCTGCCAGCACGGACCAGGGGAGAGtcgggggcggggccagggctTGGGAGGTGTGCCgggggaggggagtcagagagaagtGGTCAGGGCTGTCTGGCAGCACAGAGGGTGGGGCTCTGTTGTCACTGTAGTCAGAACCTAGAGAGTCCTGTGACATAGGGGTCACCCAGCAGGCAGGGCCCTCAGGTCCGTGTACTTTGCTCTGTTTAGTACAGACCCTGGTAATTACCCTGTGACCTCTTGGGAGATCCATCTCCACACCTCTGTGGAGAAACAGTGGGAAGTTCCACTCTGAAGTGCTGTCCTGTGAACCATCTTTGCTCTGCCCAATGAGCTGAGCGCCACAGGACCGCAGCAGGACCCAGGGCCACCTCCACGGGGCATGCTATGACATGGCTGGGTGTTCCCTCTGATCTGCACACCGCCTCTCCTTCCCAGCATAGTGCAAATGCTCCCTGGGTAGCTCAGGAATAGTCCAACCGGGAATGCCCGGTGGCCTCCACCGAGAAGGCATGCATACTGCCTCGGCCCGGGCTGTGTCCCTGCTGAGGGGCAGTGCCATCTTGCCTCGGCCTCCCAGCAGCATCAGAATGAGACTGCAGGTCCAGAGAAAGGAAGCTTGCTGCCCAGAGCCCACAGCcgctggggcagagctgggagtgGCCCCAGGTTGGTGGTAGAGGATGTGTCTGAGTCTGTGAGAACTGTGGGCTCTGATTTGAGATACTTGCTTTGAATCCCAGATCTTCCATTCAGGAGTGAGTTGACCTGGCCAATTGACTGGGtccattttctgatttttaaaatgaccacATGGGGAATGGACAGCACGTGGAAAGCAGCAAAGGCTACACCCAGCACTGCCCCCTTCCTGCCATGCATGCCAGTTCCCTGCCAGCAGCAGGTGGGGACTTGGGTTGACGGAAGGAAGGAGCGGAAGTCCTTGCAGAAGGAAATGGGCAAGAGTGATGAGTCATCTCGGTTGCCTGGATCTGAGGGGCGTTCCTgggcctttgattttttttttttctgggggggggtttgagagagagagagaatcagaatcatcaactcatttttccacCGTGCacccattaattgcttctcatacgtgtcttgggcttggggtcaagccagtgcccttgggattGAGCCCTGACCCGgggctcaaattggtgaccttggggtcaagccagctcCCTCAGGATCTGTGCTCCAGAATGGCGCTCTCTCCACTGTGTCACCGGCTAGGGTGGAAGTTGGGATTTTTAGAACTAAAGCAGTGCTGGGAAAGTTGGGACAGTTGGTCCCGCTCACAGggttctcctcctttctccatttgctgcctgcctgcctgctggcACCCAGGACTCCCCCATCAACAAACTTCTGTATGCTCGGGACATCCCCCGTTACAAGCGGATGGTGGAAAGGTACGAGGGCAGAGGAAGGGTCTGGAGGGGACCAGGGTGGACGGACTGGTGTGTATTTACAGCTGAGGCCCAGGGGTGGCCCCGGCGGGGTGAGGATCACAGCAGTTGCTATCCCGTGATCTCTGGCAGGTACTATGCAGACATCAGACAGACCGTCCCGGCCAGTGATCAAGAGATGAACTCCGTCCTGGCCGAGCTGTCCCGGGTACGGCCTTCCCTCTGCTTCTTAGGCTAAAGCACAGGCGTCCTGCCACGAGCGTCCAGCCCCTTCACATTGCTCCTTTGCAGGGAAACTCTTGGGACCTCAGCAGAATGATTCGATTGCCACTTTAATAAAACAGGGCTCCCAGCATTTCATCAGAAAGCAGCAGGGGTCTTGTCCTGGCAGCCGCCTGTTCACCTGACTCAGCCAGGTGCCTGTATGCATGCAGCCCTCGTTGGGGTCTGTGGGCGACAGCCCCAAGGCGGCGACGTTACTGGGATTCAGCCCAGGACTGCCCGGGTCAGCCTGCTCGGGCCTTCCATTGCTCTGCTTCCCAGGGTGGTGTGACGTGCCCCCCTGCTCCTGAAGCAGCCCCAAACGTCAACCCCGGGGCTATAAACTGTTTCTGAAATGATGATGGTCATGACCACCGTGATAATAGCTACGATTCTGGAGTGTTTCTCTGTCGGGGGTGCTTTGATTATCTGCTCATTTTATCCCTATAAGAGCTGCACAAGTTAAGTGACCTCAGCTCTGCTGCCCCCACGTGTCCCTGCTGAGGACCTGGGTGTGACCTCAGGGAAGACTTGAGTGGGATCAGAGCAGCATCTCTCCAGCCTGGCTCTGCAGTCCCCTGGGATGACACAGGGTCCCAGCTGGACCCCACACCCTGCTGAAACTGCAGACCTGGGGTGTCTCCACCGAGGAGGCCCTATGGCCCGTCCTGTCCCCAGTTGAGCACACCTGCTCTGGGGTCCTGGGTCGGTAGCGGGGCTCTGCTTCCCGCTGCAGGGCtcgtcccttcctcccctccctggccCCCGCTCGTCCCACCTCTTCCCTGGGTTCTGAGCCTCCTCTGGTGGCTGGTGGCGCCCTCATCTGTCACCTCTGTCTTCCCTAGAACTACTCTGGAGACCTAGGAGCACGAGTGGCCCTACATGAACTCTACAAGTATATCAACAAATACTATGACCAGGTTGGCAGAACCCTGGGGCCTGACTGGGGGGCTGAGGGTAGGATGTAGAAAGGTGTCCGGCCCTGTGATTCTCAAGGGGGGGCCTTCGGGTCTCCCCCAGCACAGGATAGGGGAGGCGCTGCGAGCTGGGCTTTTCAGACGTGCTTCCTGGTATGGGCTGTGCTCTGACCTGTCCCCACCCAGCACCCAGGACCCTCAGCAGGGCTCGCAGGCATGGTGGCAGCGGtcgtggtggtggtgaggatctACCAGGGCCTGGAGATGGTAGGTAGGATGTGCTAGGAGGGCCACACAGCTGCCATCTCTGCCCTGACCTTGCCCCGCCTCAGATCTCTGCACAGGCCTGCACAGGCCACGGGTGACAGTGTGCAGTACCCAGTCACCTCTGAGCTGCATGGGCCAGAGAGGAGGGCCCAGGCACAGGGCGTGGGTGAGTGAAGTCACCATGGAGCCGTCTTTCTGGGGGATTCCTAGGCAGGCCCCCAAGACCAGAGCACCCACCAGTCAGCCTCCTGAATGTCTGCCAAAATCGTTTGCCCAGATGTTTGCATGACACCAGGATGTGGCCATTGCTGTTCTGAGATAAGGATCCTCCTCCTGGCCCAGGCCTGGAGTGAAAGTCCTTTCACAAGGGACTGATGCACAGTGTGGGGGAGCAGGGGATACAGCGGGGGAGCCTCTCCTGGTTTCCACCGCCCCTCTGTGGTGGCCCATTTGCGGTTAGGTCATTTTTCACGTCTGGTCAGTATCTGTTTCCCACACATTAGTCCCACGAGGCCAGTATCACATCTGTCATTGTTGGGTCCCTGCTCCTtgcccagcacctggcacataggaaTTCAGTAAATGCTTGTGGCCTGGTGGGCAGGGAAGCAGGGTAATTGTAGCAGGGCTTCTAGAGGGTTCGTGGGGAGAAGGCCGGCTTGGTGGTTGGGGCTGGCCTCCACCGAGAACGGTTTTCCCGGAGCAAGTGAGTATTTGTTACCGTGGGTGCTAGGTCCTTCAGTCCCCACACCGCTGCTCCTTAGACACAGTAGCGACTTTGTGGGTGCTCTTCCCTCCGCCTGGCCGAGCCCTGAGGTCACACCAGAAGTAGTGAGGGTACAGTGAATTGTGCCCCAGTATCTGAGGAGGCTGGAGGTCTCCCCTGACGGTGGCCTCTGCGTTTCAGATCATCACTGCTCTGGAGGAGGACGGCACGGCCCAAAAGATGCAGCTAGGCTATCGGCTGCAGCAGATCGCAGCAGCCGTGGAGAACAAGGTCACAGACCTCTAGGGACCCAGTGAGCCCTGCTGTTGCCTCAGCCCCACCTGGGAAGCCTGGAACCTCGAGGGAGCGACCACCTCCTTAGATGCCTGTAGTGTCTGACAAGCAGAGTTAGTGGAAGGTGACTCCCGGTCTTCTGGTGGCTCCTGCCTGGGCCCTGCGGGACTCACCTCGCAGGCCTGGGCCCGTGCGGCTGATGGCCTGGTGCCCAGCCTGCTCCCCGAGCCCAGTGGCCCTGTGGGCTGTCGTCTGGGTGACGTCAGTCTGCGGGGCGTCAGGTACGAAAGACTTCCAGAGTGGCTGGAAGAGCCCCCAGCCCGAGGCGAAACTGGACTGTTCCTGAGCGCTGGCCTTGGTCCTGTGGGGattcagagaggaaaagggggccgCACTGGCTGTCCAGCCCTCCCCTCTATCAGCCCTGACCTCAGTTTAGTTGCCTCCGGCCTTTGCTGCTGCCACGATCCTAGGTCCGAGAGATGAACGCCTCTCCGAGGCCCCTGCGAACTGACCCCTCAGGAGGGCGCCCTGGCTGGGGGCCGCTCTGCCTCAGAGGTGGCCATGGTGAGGGGCGTCTGCTGCACAGGGGCCCTGGGGGAGAGCGGCCCACCCCGACCAGCTCTTCATTAAAGGATAACACACTGCGTGGTGTCTGATATGTGGGCTCAGCACAGCCCCTCCCCGAGGAGCGGGCGCCGGGGGTCGTGGGATCTGTGCTCCGGGGGAGGTCTCCAGGTCCCTGGGGGTCGTGGGATCTGCGCTCGGGGGGGAGGTCTCCAGGTCCCTGGGGGTCATGGGATCTGCGCTCGGGGGGAGGTCTCTAGGTCCCTGGGGGTCGTGGGATCTGCGCTCCGGGGGGGAGGTCTCCAGGTCCCTGGGGGTCGTGGGATCTGCGCTCGGGGGGGAGGTCTCCAGGTCCCTGGGGGTCGTGGGATCTGCGCTCCGGGGGGGAGGTCTCTAGGTCCCTGGGGGTCATGGGATCTGCGCTCGGGGAGGAGGTCTCCAGGTCCCTGGGGGTCGTGGGATCTGCGCTCGGGGGGGGGGAGGTCTCCAGGTCCCTGGGGGTCATGGGATCTGCGCTTGGGGGGGAGGTCTCCAGGTCCCTGGGGGTCGTGGGATCTGCGCTCGGGGTGGAGGTCTCCAGGTCCCTGGGGGTCATGGGATCTGCGCTCGGGGGGGAGGTCTCCAGGTCCCTGGGGGTCGTGGGATCTGCGCTGGGGGGGAGGTCTCTAGGTCCCTGGG
This window of the Saccopteryx bilineata isolate mSacBil1 chromosome 10, mSacBil1_pri_phased_curated, whole genome shotgun sequence genome carries:
- the LOC136313962 gene encoding proteoglycan 4-like — encoded protein: MISLFQISGQPPAEAKDSLSQGGVNPQPYRPSQQHETHADPTTPRDLETSPPQRRSHDPQGPGDLPPQSADPTTPRDLETSPPERRSHDPQGPGDLPPERRSHDPQGPGDLPPERRSHDPQGPRDLPPSADPTTPRDLETSPPSADPMTPRDLETSTPSADPTTPRDLETSPPSADPMTPRDLETSPPPSADPTTPRDLETSSPSADPMTPRDLETSPPERRSHDPQGPGDLPPERRSHDPQGPGDLPPGAQIPRPPGT